The following are encoded in a window of Haloplanus vescus genomic DNA:
- a CDS encoding 60S ribosomal export protein NMD3, with translation MSDSESREFCPRCGDPVPTRAEPLPGEPRDRDRRLCDACYFDDFDLVDAPDRIEVLVCSGCGAVQRGNRWVDVDARDYTDVAIDEVSEALGVHVDARDVTWAVDPEQVDETTIRMHCQFTGVVRQTPLEESVVVPVKISRGTCDRCGRIAGGYYASTVQVRATDRTPTPEERSRAVEIAESHVADKEGDGDREAFVTEVKETDDGPNVKLSTNGLGEEVSRRITRELGGDVESFPTLVTEDGDGNEVYRVTYAVRLPKFTPGDIIDPEDDDGPVLVTSVTGNLKGVRLATGDDYEEPFEGDTPGHRLATRDDAVETTVVTVEDDHAVQILDPETYAAKTVPRPDFFDPDAETTPVVKTRAGLHVLPE, from the coding sequence ATGAGCGATAGCGAGTCTCGCGAGTTCTGCCCCCGCTGTGGCGACCCGGTCCCGACCCGTGCGGAGCCGTTACCGGGCGAGCCGCGGGACCGAGACCGGCGGCTCTGTGACGCCTGTTACTTCGACGACTTCGACCTGGTCGACGCACCTGACCGAATCGAGGTGCTCGTCTGTTCTGGCTGTGGCGCCGTCCAGCGCGGCAACCGCTGGGTCGACGTCGACGCCCGCGACTACACCGACGTGGCCATCGACGAGGTGAGCGAAGCCCTCGGCGTCCACGTCGACGCCCGCGACGTGACGTGGGCGGTCGACCCCGAACAGGTCGACGAGACCACCATCCGCATGCACTGCCAGTTCACCGGCGTCGTCCGCCAGACGCCGCTCGAGGAGTCGGTGGTCGTCCCCGTCAAAATCTCGCGGGGCACCTGTGACCGCTGTGGGCGCATCGCCGGCGGTTACTACGCCAGCACCGTCCAGGTTCGGGCGACCGACCGCACGCCCACCCCCGAGGAGCGGTCCCGCGCGGTCGAAATCGCCGAGTCACACGTCGCCGACAAGGAGGGCGACGGTGACCGCGAGGCGTTCGTGACCGAGGTCAAAGAGACCGACGACGGCCCGAACGTGAAGCTCTCGACCAACGGACTGGGCGAGGAGGTGTCCCGTCGCATCACGCGCGAGCTCGGCGGCGACGTGGAGAGTTTCCCCACCCTCGTTACGGAGGACGGCGACGGCAACGAGGTGTATCGCGTCACCTACGCGGTCCGCCTGCCCAAGTTCACGCCCGGCGACATCATCGACCCAGAGGACGACGACGGCCCCGTCCTCGTCACCAGCGTCACCGGGAATCTGAAAGGTGTCCGCCTCGCGACGGGCGACGACTACGAGGAACCCTTCGAGGGCGACACGCCGGGGCACCGTCTCGCCACCCGCGACGACGCCGTCGAGACGACGGTGGTAACCGTCGAGGACGACCACGCCGTCCAGATACTCGACCCCGAGACGTACGCCGCCAAAACGGTGCCGCGCCCGGACTTCTTCGACCCCGACGCGGAGACGACGCCCGTCGTCAAAACTCGCGCCGGACTTCACGTCCTGCCCGAGTGA
- the htpX gene encoding zinc metalloprotease HtpX, whose protein sequence is MEWKADWGLRGRMVLTMFLLFALYIVFIAILSQYMGLFGIVVVMGLFSLGQFFFSDRLALYSMGAHRVDESEYPDLHATIGRLSQQADLPKPTVAVAETEVPNAFATGRSPSNSTVCVTKGLLRSLDDDELEGVLAHELAHVKNRDVMVMTIASFLSTIAFMVVRWGWLFGGNRNRQGGGGVFVAILVSLVVWAVSFVLIRALSRYREYAADRGAAAITGNPSALASALMTISGRMDRVPQEDLREQAEMNAFFVIPIKSGVVGRLFSTHPPTERRVERLRDMARDLET, encoded by the coding sequence ATGGAGTGGAAAGCCGACTGGGGACTGCGAGGGCGGATGGTCCTGACGATGTTCCTCCTCTTTGCCCTCTACATCGTCTTCATCGCCATCCTGTCGCAGTACATGGGCCTGTTCGGCATCGTCGTCGTGATGGGGCTGTTCTCGCTCGGCCAGTTTTTCTTCAGCGACCGACTGGCGCTGTACAGCATGGGCGCCCACCGGGTCGACGAGAGCGAGTATCCCGACCTACACGCGACGATTGGCCGACTGTCACAGCAGGCCGACCTGCCGAAACCCACCGTCGCCGTCGCGGAGACGGAGGTGCCGAACGCCTTCGCGACGGGGCGCTCGCCGTCGAACTCGACGGTCTGTGTGACGAAGGGATTGCTCCGCAGCCTCGACGACGACGAACTGGAGGGGGTGCTGGCACACGAACTCGCCCACGTCAAGAACCGGGACGTGATGGTGATGACCATCGCCTCCTTCCTCTCGACGATTGCGTTCATGGTCGTCCGCTGGGGGTGGCTATTCGGCGGGAACCGCAACCGACAGGGCGGCGGGGGCGTGTTCGTCGCCATCCTCGTCTCGCTGGTAGTGTGGGCCGTCTCCTTCGTCCTCATCCGGGCACTCTCGCGATACCGCGAGTACGCCGCGGACCGCGGTGCGGCGGCGATTACGGGCAACCCGTCGGCGCTCGCCTCGGCGCTCATGACCATCTCCGGGCGGATGGACCGAGTGCCACAGGAGGACCTGCGCGAACAGGCGGAGATGAACGCCTTCTTCGTCATCCCCATCAAGAGCGGCGTGGTCGGCCGCCTGTTCTCGACGCACCCGCCGACGGAGAGGCGGGTCGAACGGCTTCGCGACATGGCGCGTGACCTGGAGACGTAG
- the pspAB gene encoding PspA-associated protein PspAB, producing MGLFDTLRSVLGFGADAAATRDADPEDLFGMSTAYVTMEADLDFVPAGAAALCFASVDSTDFDAAVDEVSTILDAGAEETGTTFHHHEDDHGYHWVVLEDDDPEDLVTSVHFAADTFEEADFGSRLLAAVFGFVRPRDDTRAYWVYSFRRGAYYPFAPTGGHERDNRVEFKLASVLDGELDVENDESYWYPMWPDAPDGHPWE from the coding sequence ATGGGGCTGTTCGACACCCTCCGCTCGGTGCTCGGCTTCGGCGCCGACGCCGCCGCGACGCGAGACGCCGACCCCGAGGACCTGTTCGGGATGAGTACCGCCTACGTCACCATGGAGGCGGACCTCGATTTCGTCCCCGCCGGTGCCGCGGCGCTCTGTTTCGCTTCCGTCGACAGCACCGACTTCGACGCCGCCGTCGACGAGGTGTCGACGATTCTCGACGCCGGCGCCGAGGAGACGGGGACCACCTTCCACCACCACGAGGACGACCACGGCTATCACTGGGTCGTCCTCGAAGACGACGACCCGGAGGACCTGGTGACGAGCGTCCACTTCGCGGCGGACACGTTCGAGGAGGCGGATTTCGGCTCTCGACTCCTCGCCGCCGTCTTCGGGTTCGTCCGCCCGCGCGACGACACCCGCGCATACTGGGTCTACTCCTTCCGGCGCGGGGCGTACTACCCGTTCGCCCCGACTGGCGGCCACGAGCGAGACAACCGCGTGGAGTTCAAACTCGCCTCGGTCCTCGACGGCGAACTCGACGTGGAAAACGACGAGAGCTACTGGTACCCGATGTGGCCCGACGCCCCCGACGGCCACCCCTGGGAGTAG